One window from the genome of Amaranthus tricolor cultivar Red isolate AtriRed21 chromosome 9, ASM2621246v1, whole genome shotgun sequence encodes:
- the LOC130823109 gene encoding protein RER1A-like produces the protein MLSTQNTKKNIKKKIKIPPFQLPSSSNHTTFKPNFPFAIFPSTPNSISRSTMMETGNGGSSESVASESPASILSRYSFTISQRFQHFLDKSTPHMLYRWIAFCFIAFIYAVRVYFVQGFYIVSYGLGIYILNLLIAFLSPQVDPEIQELTDGPTLPTRGSDEFRPFVRRLPEFKFWYSLTKAFCIAFVMTFFDVFDVPVFWPILLFYWVVLFTLTMRRQIHHMIKYRYVPFSFGKKRYDKRRSAAEESAALVRD, from the exons ATGCTATCAACCCAAAACACGAAGAAGAATATaaagaaaaagattaaaatacCGCCGTTCCAACTTCCATCTTCATCCAACCATACAACCTTCAAACCAAACTTCCCCTTTGCAATCTTCCCGTCAACCCCAAACTCCATTTCAAGATCCACAATGATGGAGACCGGTAATGGCGGATCATCAGAATCCGTAGCTTCAGAATCACCAGCATCAATCTTATCACGTTATAGCTTCACAATTTCACAACGTTTCCAGCATTTTCTCGACAAATCAACACCTCACATGCTTTACCGTTGGATCGCATTCTGTTTCATCGCATTTATATATGCTGTTCGAGTTTACTTCGTTCAAGGATTCTACATCGTCTCTTATGGTCTTGGAATTTACATTCTTAACCTCCTCATCGCTTTTCTTTCCCCTCAGGTTGACCCGGAGATCCAAGAACTCACTGATGGACCCACTTTGCCTACCCGTGGGTCCGATGAGTTTCGCCCCTTTGTTCGTCGTCTTCCTGAGTTTAAATtctg GTACTCACTAACAAAAGCTTTCTGCATAGCTTTTGTGATGACATtctttgatgtgtttgatgttcCTGTATTTTGGCCTATACTCCTCTTCTACTGGGTTGTTTTGTTCACACTCACCATGAGAAGACAAATACATCATATGATTAAATACAGATATGTCCCGTTTTCTTTTGGGAAAAAG CGTTATGACAAGAGGAGGTCTGCTGCAGAAGAAAGTGCTGCACTTGTGAGGGATTGA